Genomic segment of Candidatus Sysuiplasma acidicola:
TGTCTCAAGATATGATGGATCAATCTTCTCGAGTCCAGGATTCTCCAGACCGGATCTGAGCGTTAAGCAGTTCTTTATTCCTCCGTCAATTGATCCGCTTTCTGCAAAAAACATCAGCATACCCGATTCCGTCATTGACCGGGTGATTTCGAGATTCGGTTTAGACCCGGACAGGCCGATTGTCACGCAGATTTCGAGATTCGACTACGCGAAAGATCCAATTGGAACGATTGAGGCATTCAAGCTCGCAAGAAAACATGTGGACTGCCAGCTGGTTTTCACCGGAAGCCTAGCAACGGATGATCCGGAAGGTGAGGCAATCTACAGAAAGACGCTCGAGAAGGTGGAAAACGACAAGGACATTCACATCATTCTATTGCCGCCGTTCAGCGACATGGATATAAACGCGCTGCAGAGGGCTTCCGCCGTTGTGCTGCAGAAATCACTCAGGGAGGGATTCGGCCTGACGGTTTCGGAGGCCATGTGGAAAGGTAGGCCGGTCATCGCCAGTGCTACCGGCGGCATACCGCTGCAGATAAGGAACGGCATAAACGGCTTCCTCGTGCACACTATTGAGGGAACTGCATTCAACATAAGGCGGCTGCTGAGGAGTCCAGAACTCGCTGACACGATGGGCCGGAATGCTATGGAGTATGTTAGACACAATTTCCTGATTACAAGGCACCTGAGGGATTATATGCTCATGATGCTGAGCCTCGACGCACACCGCGGCAAAGAAACAAATGCTGGCAGATGGAAAACAGCAGGTGACGGTGCCCGCGAATCTGTTCGTTCTTTTTAAGTATATAAATAGTGATTCGCGTTGCGGAGACTGAGGACAATTATGCCTGCCTCTGTGTGACTGCATGACCCCTTTTATCTATTCACAGCTACTTACTGACGAATACGCAGCAAGGATACTGACGGCGATAATGAGGGTGCCCCGTTCTGCGCAGCAACTTTCAGCGGCGTATGGCATACCCATAGCCGCATGCTACAGGCGCATAAAGATGCTGGAGAAATATGGTCTCATCGAGTGTAAGGAGAGGAAGCTCACTCAGCAGGGAAAGAGGATAAATTACTATATTTCAGCAGTGAAGAACGCTTACATCTTCTTCGAGGGAGGAAGACTCAGGGTCAGACTCGATCTCGTTTCCGGAACAACAA
This window contains:
- a CDS encoding glycosyltransferase, with protein sequence MNGLPTISDYIPIIGKDETNDLKMISAQLKDTELTHINSTRSGGGVAEILSRMVPLMNELGIRARWDTISGDDAFFRTTKAFHNALQNGTGELTEDMFRTYKDRTKINLMELRPDTDFVVVHDPQPAGLIDSKYRKKGSTWIWRCHIDVSNPEPKVWKFLSRYVSRYDGSIFSSPGFSRPDLSVKQFFIPPSIDPLSAKNISIPDSVIDRVISRFGLDPDRPIVTQISRFDYAKDPIGTIEAFKLARKHVDCQLVFTGSLATDDPEGEAIYRKTLEKVENDKDIHIILLPPFSDMDINALQRASAVVLQKSLREGFGLTVSEAMWKGRPVIASATGGIPLQIRNGINGFLVHTIEGTAFNIRRLLRSPELADTMGRNAMEYVRHNFLITRHLRDYMLMMLSLDAHRGKETNAGRWKTAGDGARESVRSF
- a CDS encoding winged helix-turn-helix domain-containing protein; this translates as MTPFIYSQLLTDEYAARILTAIMRVPRSAQQLSAAYGIPIAACYRRIKMLEKYGLIECKERKLTQQGKRINYYISAVKNAYIFFEGGRLRVRLDLVSGTTKEFGDDSNIGEP